Proteins encoded in a region of the Leguminivora glycinivorella isolate SPB_JAAS2020 chromosome 23, LegGlyc_1.1, whole genome shotgun sequence genome:
- the LOC125238232 gene encoding uncharacterized protein LOC125238232: MATEIKCKELIKKRASIKAKLTQFIAYLNTAKTCERLSDSQLVELDMRIKKLDDSYNSFDNYQSELEMLVEDPAEQYAERELFERSYYKEIAAARELVDRHRSQHAKEVQSEVGSNECPTVVSNKHGNVRLPKINLPHFSGGYQNWLEFKDIYVSLIHTETSIDNINKFHYLRASLHGSAALVIRSLDFKGDNYDAAWKLLCERYDNKQLLVNNHVQALFNVEQVHKESSVALRQIVDNTKKNLNALATLDQPVQHWDTLIIHIMAAKLDGVTSREWEEHRNQLTNPPALSDFITFLSNRCNLLETLEEAKHNRARTDTFGNNKSKSLVASTSNVSKPKTYNITCPLCNKAHYVFNCDTFRALPVEQRMLKAKEFKVCLNCLRPGHNEGKCKLSHCKYCKTKHNTLLHVHAEPNRATSEHIAFSANAHDDDESEHVLLSTALVNVRDSGGKLHSVRVLLDNGSTSNYITQDLAERLKLPLKNKNSTVTMLEKHESNITQSCSLKLESSDGGFSTDIKCSILSDITSPIPHTYIDVTNIPMPSGIRLADPSYTEPADIEILLGAKMFWRVLGSNRIMFGEDDPFLVETKLGWLLVGAIDQPTSVKPVCLFVNDKQTDSSLTKFWELDTISPKHDFTPDENVCEELFNKTTKRDEDGRFVVTVPLKESPDVLGDSFGMAKRRFLSLERRLDRDSVLKERYVKFMEEYEVLGHMSEILPCSSLPSYYLPHHAVLRESSTTTKLRVVFDASAATTSGKSFNDIQLIGPRVQEDLFSILLRFRQHKYVVSADIEKMYRQILVDNDQRQLQLILWRADPSKPLKIYSLNTVTYGTSSAPFLSTRCLLQLSQESSHKQTQDAIARDFYVDDFLSGSNSVEESVALCRNVTDTLKTAQLHLRKWQSNKKEILQAVGEDPCQKECVDFSENELSKTLGLNWKCAQDSLTFRIDISLPKVVTKRHILSAIAQIFDPLGLVTPCIVQAKILMQKLWVNKCSWDDPLTGDILTSWEHFVKSLPYLNHIHIPRWVICDTPTAVDFHVFTDASEKAYGACLYVRSVAGDGSVSVHLLASKSKVAPIKATTIPRLELCGALLGARLYKKVLESLTQRPDHCVFWCDSMIVMGWLSSSPSSLRPFVKNRTSEIQESTNAASWRYVPSKENPADLVSRGLGADLIMNCSLWWSGPSFLKQDMAYWPTAPRSASKALHLELVSDLTKEAFMAALNRFIGRRGKPRVIFSDNGTTFVGTFNELSNLLKQDFAKDMADAHINFSFIPAYTPHFGGIWESAVKSVKYHLRRTLGLTHLTYELLATCLVKIEAILNSRPLTPLSNDPSDLTFLSPAHLLIGRPLTSLPYPHVMDRKITSLQRYQRIEFLKQHFWNRFSNEYVSSLQQRTKWQSSKGTLHVGTMVVIKDKTLPPLMWLLGRIIQVLPGRDGIARVADIKTKKGVIRRAFNTICPLPIQDLEDPSSSTPGVHVGDRSADTSN; encoded by the exons ATGGCTACCGAAATAAAATGCAAAGAATTAATAAAGAAACGCGCTTCAATTAAGGCGAAGCTTACACAGTTTATTGCTTATTTAAATACTGCTAAAACTTGCGAACGACTTAGTGATTCGCAGTTAGTGGAATTAGACATGCGCATTAAAAAATTAGATGATTCGTACAATTCTTTTGATAATTACCAGAGCGAATTGGAGATGCTGGTTGAGGATCCTGCTGAGCAGTATGCTGAGCGCGAGCTGTTCGAGCGGTCTTACTACAAAGAGATTGCCGCCGCTCGGGAGCTGGTGGACAGGCATCGCAGCCAACACGCCAAGGAGGTTCAATCCGAGGTAGGCTCCAATGAATGCCCAACGGTAGTGTCTAATAAACACGGTAATGTAAGGTTGCCAAAAATCAATTTACCACATTTCAGCGGCGGCTATCAGAATTGGCTGGAGTTTAAAGACATTTATGTTTCCTTAATTCATACTGAGACAAGTATCGACAACATAAACAAGTTTCACTACCTGCGCGCCTCTCTTCATGGAAGCGCGGCCTTGGTGATTAGGAGTTTAGACTTTAAGGGCGATAACTACGATGCCGCTTGGAAGCTCCTTTGTGAACGATACGACAATAAACAGTTGCTTGTCAACAATCACGTCCAGGCACTGTTTAATGTTGAGCAAGTGCATAAAGAGTCCAGCGTGGCGTTGCGACAGATTGTTGACAACACAAAAAAGAATTTAAATGCTTTAGCGACTCTTGACCAGCCAGTACAACACTGGGATACATTAATTATCCACATCATGGCTGCCAAATTAGACGGAGTCACAAGCAGGGAATGGGAGGAACATAGGAATCAGCTGACCAACCCTCCTGCACTCAGTGATTTCATAACCTTTCTTAGCAATAGATGCAATCTTTTGGAAACCTTAGAAGAAGCCAAACATAATAGGGCTAGGACGGACACGTTCGGCAACAACAAATCAAAAAGCCTTGTGGCTTCAACAAGTAACGTCAGTAAGCCTAAAACTTATAACATAACTTGCCCCTTATGTAATAAAGCTCACTACGTCTTTAACTGCGACACTTTCAGGGCTTTGCCAGTGGAGCAACGGATGCTCAAGGCCAAGGAGTTTAAAGTGTGCCTAAACTGCTTACGCCCCGGGCATAACGAGGGTAAGTGCAAACTTAGTCACTGCAAATATTGCAAGACCAAGCACAACACACTTCTTCACGTCCATGCTGAACCTAATAGGGCCACGTCAGAGCACATAGCCTTTTCTGCGAATGCCCACGATGATGACGAGTCCGAACACGTCTTGCTTTCAACAGCCCTAGTCAATGTACGCGATAGTGGCGGTAAATTGCATAGCGTTAGGGTCTTATTAGATAACGGCAGTACATCTAACTATATAACTCAGGACTTAGCTGAGAGGCTTAAACTGccacttaaaaataaaaattcaactGTCACCATGCTTGAAAAGCATGAATCAAATATAACCCAGTCATGCTCTCTTAAATTGGAGTCTTCCGATGGAGGTTTTAGCACTGACATAAAGTGCAGCATATTGTCCGATATTACGTCACCAATACCTCATACTTACATTGACGTAACGAACATACCTATGCCTTCGGGAATTCGACTCGCCGATCCTTCATACACCGAACCTGCTGACATTGAAATTCTTCTTGGGGCTAAGATGTTCTGGAGAGTTCTCGGCAGTAATCGCATCATGTTTGGCGAAGACGATCCCTTCCTCGTAGAGACAAAGCTAGGTTGGCTCTTAGTAGGCGCCATAGATCAACCTACCTCTGTCAAACCAGTTTGCTTGTTCGTGAATGACAAGCAAACTGACTCGTCTCTTACAAAGTTTTGGGAGCTTGATACTATATCCCCAAAACATGATTTCACACCGGACGAAAACGTATGTGAAGAGCTCTTCAATAAAACCACCAAGAGAGATGAAGATGGGCGCTTCGTAGTCACTGTTCCTCTTAAGGAGTCTCCCGATGTCTTAGGAGACTCATTTGGAATGGCCAAGCGTAGGTTTTTATCGCTCGAACGTAGGTTAGATAGGGATTCTGTATTAAAGGAACGTTACGTAAAGTTCATGGAGGAATATGAGGTTTTGGGTCACATGAGTGAAATTCTGCCTTGCAGTTCATTGCCGTCATATTATTTGCCCCACCACGCCGTATTAAGAGAGTCTAGCACGACTACTAAGCTTCGGGTGGTCTTCGACGCGTCAGCTGCCACTACGTCGGGGAAATCGTTTAACGACATCCAACTTATTGGACCTCGGGTTCAGGAAGACTTATTTTCCATCTTACTACGGTTTCGCCAACATAAATATGTAGTGTCAGCTGACATCGAAAAAATGTACCGGCAAATCCTTGTGGACAATGATCAACGTCAACTTCAGTTGATCTTATGGAGGGCAGACCCATCTAAGCCGCTTAAAATTTATTCTCTTAACACCGTGACTTACGGGACGTCATCTGCTCCTTTTCTTAGCACACGGTGCCTCTTGCAGCTCTCACAAGAGTCTAGTCACAAACAAACACAGGACGCCATCGCTAGGGACTTTTATGTAGATGATTTCCTGTCTGGCTCTAATTCTGTAGAAGAGTCTGTGGCACTGTGTCGTAATGTAACAGATACGCTTAAAACTGCCCAACTTCACTTGCGTAAATGGCAGTCTAATAAAAAGGAGATTCTTCAGGCTGTTGGTGAGGATCCATGTCAAAAAGAATGTGTAGATTTCAGCGAGAACGAGCTGTCTAAAACATTGGGTCTTAATTGGAAATGCGCTCAAGACAGTCTTACGTTTCGCATAGACATCTCGTTGCCAAAGGTAGTTACTAAAAGACACATTCTTTCAGCCATAGCCCAAATCTTCGACCCTCTAGGATTAGTAACGCCTTGTATAGTGCAAGCAAAAATATTAATGCAGAAACTGTGGGTGAACAAATGCTCCTGGGATGATCCTCTTACAGGAGACATACTTACATCCTGGGAACATTTCGTAAAATCTCTGCCTTATCTTAATCATATTCATATACCTCGCTGGGTCATATGCGATACTCCTACGGCTGTTGATTTTCACGTTTTCACTGATGCCTCGGAGAAAGCATACGGAGCTTGCCTGTACGTCCGCTCCGTGGCCGGGGATGGCTCAGTGAGTGTTCATCTACTAGCGTCTAAAAGTAAAGTTGCGCCAATTAAGGCCACAACTATACCTCGTCTTGAGCTTTGCGGGGCCTTATTAGGTGCAAGACTATataaaaaggttcttgagtCACTTACCCAGAGACCAGATCATTGCGTGTTTTGGTGTGACTCGATGATAGTCATGGGTTGGTTATCGTCATCACCTTCTTCATTGCGTCCTTTCGTAAAAAACCGGACATCAGAGATCCAGGAAAGCACCAATGCCGCTAGTTGGCGCTACGTGCCCTCAAAAGAGAATCCTGCAGATCTGGTGTCTCGAGGTTTAGGTGCCGACCTCATAATGAACTGTTCGTTATGGTGGTCGGGGCCATCCTTCTTGAAGCAGGACATGGCCTACTGGCCGACTGCTCCAAGATCTG CATCCAAGGCACTTCATTTGGAGCTTGTTTCGGATTTAACCAAAGAGGCTTTTATGGCCGCTCTAAACCGATTTATTGGCCGTCGTGGCAAGCCAAGAGTAATATTCTCCGATAACGGCACGACCTTTGTTGGCACTTTCAATGAGCTCTCCAATCTTTTGAAACAAGACTTTGCGAAAGATATGGCTGACGCTCATATCAACTTCTCGTTCATCCCAGCATACACACCTCACTTCGGAGGTATTTGGGAATCTGCTGTAAAGTCGGTAAAGTACCACCTGCGACGAACCTTAGGTCTTACACATCTCACTTACGAGCTATTGGCAACGTGCTTAGTTAAGATCGAAGCGATTTTAAACTCACGTCCTCTTACGCCACTTTCTAATGATCCCTCTGATCTAACCTTCTTAAGCCCAGCTCACCTTTTAATTGGAAGGCCCCTCACGTCCTTGCCTTATCCTCATGTCATGGACCGGAAGATCACCTCACTTCAAAGGTACCAACGTATTGAGTTCCTGAAACAGCACTTCTGGAATCGGTTCTCCAATGAATATGTAAGCAGCCTGCAACAGAGAACCAAATGGCAGAGCTCAAAGGGCACACTTCACGTCGGAACCATGGTCGTCATCAAGGACAAAACCTTACCGCCTCTTATGTGGCTCCTTGGCCGCATCATCCAAGTGCTGCCTGGCAGAGATGGCATCGCACGAGTAGCCGACATAAAGACGAAGAAGGGAGTAATTCGTCGAGCCTTCAACACGATTTGCCCTCTGCCCATCCAAGACCTTGAAGACCCAAGCTCTTCAACGCCGGGAGTACATGTTGGCGACAGATCCGCCGACACCTCGAATTAA